A stretch of Polypterus senegalus isolate Bchr_013 chromosome 3, ASM1683550v1, whole genome shotgun sequence DNA encodes these proteins:
- the cnpy2 gene encoding protein canopy homolog 2 isoform X3: MHVSPRLVWKMGGWIQTLYLCVVIGVLLDGSWAKKSQDMRCGACRALVDEMEWGISQVDTKKMIQTGSFRINPDGSQSVTEMPYARSESHLLELMEVICEKMTEYGEKEDPTSHRKTYERIVSRDGKRMDVSETKLNSEVTASLKFACETIVEQYEDELIEFFSHEAQNVKDKLCSKRTDLCDHALHIPHDEL, from the exons gTTTCACCTCGGTTAGTGTGGAAGATGGGAGGCTGGATTCAGACCCTGTACCTCTGTGTGGTTATTGGCGTCCTGCTGGATGGCAGCTGGGCTAAGAAAAGTCAAGACATGCGCTGTGGAG CCTGCAGGGCACTCGTTGATGAGATGGAATGGGGAATCTCGCAAGTTGACACTAAGAAAATGATCCAGACGGGGTCCTTCCGCATCAATCCTGATGGCAGCCAGTCAGTGACTGAG ATGCCATATGCCAGGTCTGAGTCTCACCTCCTAGAACTCATGGAGGTCATCTGTGAGAAAATGACAGAGTATGGCGAAAAAGAAGACCCAACCAGTCACCGGAAAACGTACGAGCGCATCGTCTCTCGGGATGGAAAGAGGATGGATGTTTCTGAAACCAAACTTAACTCGGAAGTGACTGCCAGCCTCAAGTTTGCC TGTGAGACCATCGTGGAGCAATATGAAGATGAGCTTATTGAATTTTTCTCTCATGAGGCGCAGAATGTGAAGGACAAGCTTTGCAGCAAGCGGACTG ATCTCTGTGACCATGCTCTCCATATACCTCACGATGAGCTGTGA
- the cnpy2 gene encoding protein canopy homolog 2 isoform X2, with amino-acid sequence MAGPRRRRSSGAVGECLRVSPRLVWKMGGWIQTLYLCVVIGVLLDGSWAKKSQDMRCGACRALVDEMEWGISQVDTKKMIQTGSFRINPDGSQSVTEMPYARSESHLLELMEVICEKMTEYGEKEDPTSHRKTYERIVSRDGKRMDVSETKLNSEVTASLKFACETIVEQYEDELIEFFSHEAQNVKDKLCSKRTDLCDHALHIPHDEL; translated from the exons gTTTCACCTCGGTTAGTGTGGAAGATGGGAGGCTGGATTCAGACCCTGTACCTCTGTGTGGTTATTGGCGTCCTGCTGGATGGCAGCTGGGCTAAGAAAAGTCAAGACATGCGCTGTGGAG CCTGCAGGGCACTCGTTGATGAGATGGAATGGGGAATCTCGCAAGTTGACACTAAGAAAATGATCCAGACGGGGTCCTTCCGCATCAATCCTGATGGCAGCCAGTCAGTGACTGAG ATGCCATATGCCAGGTCTGAGTCTCACCTCCTAGAACTCATGGAGGTCATCTGTGAGAAAATGACAGAGTATGGCGAAAAAGAAGACCCAACCAGTCACCGGAAAACGTACGAGCGCATCGTCTCTCGGGATGGAAAGAGGATGGATGTTTCTGAAACCAAACTTAACTCGGAAGTGACTGCCAGCCTCAAGTTTGCC TGTGAGACCATCGTGGAGCAATATGAAGATGAGCTTATTGAATTTTTCTCTCATGAGGCGCAGAATGTGAAGGACAAGCTTTGCAGCAAGCGGACTG ATCTCTGTGACCATGCTCTCCATATACCTCACGATGAGCTGTGA
- the cnpy2 gene encoding protein canopy homolog 2 isoform X1, whose amino-acid sequence MSGTCKLVNIRRAFLHGGHVLEVSPRLVWKMGGWIQTLYLCVVIGVLLDGSWAKKSQDMRCGACRALVDEMEWGISQVDTKKMIQTGSFRINPDGSQSVTEMPYARSESHLLELMEVICEKMTEYGEKEDPTSHRKTYERIVSRDGKRMDVSETKLNSEVTASLKFACETIVEQYEDELIEFFSHEAQNVKDKLCSKRTDLCDHALHIPHDEL is encoded by the exons gTTTCACCTCGGTTAGTGTGGAAGATGGGAGGCTGGATTCAGACCCTGTACCTCTGTGTGGTTATTGGCGTCCTGCTGGATGGCAGCTGGGCTAAGAAAAGTCAAGACATGCGCTGTGGAG CCTGCAGGGCACTCGTTGATGAGATGGAATGGGGAATCTCGCAAGTTGACACTAAGAAAATGATCCAGACGGGGTCCTTCCGCATCAATCCTGATGGCAGCCAGTCAGTGACTGAG ATGCCATATGCCAGGTCTGAGTCTCACCTCCTAGAACTCATGGAGGTCATCTGTGAGAAAATGACAGAGTATGGCGAAAAAGAAGACCCAACCAGTCACCGGAAAACGTACGAGCGCATCGTCTCTCGGGATGGAAAGAGGATGGATGTTTCTGAAACCAAACTTAACTCGGAAGTGACTGCCAGCCTCAAGTTTGCC TGTGAGACCATCGTGGAGCAATATGAAGATGAGCTTATTGAATTTTTCTCTCATGAGGCGCAGAATGTGAAGGACAAGCTTTGCAGCAAGCGGACTG ATCTCTGTGACCATGCTCTCCATATACCTCACGATGAGCTGTGA